The nucleotide window CTGCGCTGGTGGTATGCAGCACGCACAGGAACAGCACGGTTAGCGTCCCCAGAGCCCCAAGAAGTACTTTCATGAGCAGTTTGATGCGGTAAGATGCTGGTCCTGCGGCAGCAGGTCCCTACGCATCCGCTGCCCTCGGGTTTCAGCCGTACACTGGCGCGGTCCGTGCGCGCCCCGTTCACCCGTTCACCCGTTCACCCGTCTACCGACCGATGCCCGATATCGCCGCGTATCTCGCCGTCCACCGCTCGCGCCACCGGTCCGAGCTCGCGGACTTTCTGCGTATTCCCAGCATCAGCGCGAAATCCGAGCACCGCGAGGACATGGAGCGGGCGGCGACCTGGCTGGTCGATCGGATGCTCGAGGCCGGGCTGCAGAAAGCCGAGACCATGCCGACCGGGGGGCACCCGGCCGTAGTCGGCGAATGGAGGGGGGCGCCCGATGCCCCCACGCTCCTCATCTACGGCCACTACGACGTGCAGCCCCCCGAACCCCTGGACGAATGGGTCAGCCCGCCGTTCGAGCCGACGGAGCGCGACGGGAAGCTCTACGCTCGCGGGTCGGTGGATGACAAGGGGCAGCTCTACCTGCACCTGAAAGCGGTGGAGGCATATCTCGCCGAGTACGGCGCGCTGCCGGTGAACGTAGTCTTCCTGATCGAAGGCGAGGAAGAGATCGGCTCCGACCACCTGGAGGGCTTCCTGGTCGAGAACCGCGAGCTCCTCGCCTGCGACGCCGTGCTCATCTCCGACACCACGATGTTTGCGCCCGGCCTGCCGTCGATCACCACCGGCCTGCGCGGCCTCGCCTACATGGAGGTGACGGTGCGCGGCCCGCGGACGGATCTACACTCCGGATCGTACGGCGGGGCGGTGGTGAACGCGGCGAACGCGCTCGCCCGCATCATCGCGGGCCTCCACGATGAGAACGGAAGGGTTACGATCCCCGGCTTCTACGATGACGTCCGCGCGCTGAGCGACGTGGAGCGCGCCTCACTGGGGCGGCTCCCCTTCACCGAGGAGGGACTGCGGGAAGAGGTGGGCGCCTCCGAGCTGGGCGGTGAAGCAGGATTCGGCGCGCTCGAGCGGATCTGGGCGCGCCCGACGCTAGACGTGAACGGGCTTCTCTCCGGGTACACCGGCGAAGGGGCGAAGACGGTTCTGCCGGCACGGGCGATGGCGAAGATCTCCATGCGCCTCGTGCCCGATCAGGACTTCCGGGTGATTCAGCGCGCCTTTGCCGAGCACGTGCGGTCGCTCGCCCCGAAGGGGGTGACGGTGGAGGTCAGCGCCCTGCACGGCGGGCAGCCATGGGCGGCGGAGCCCAACGCCCCGATCTTTGCCGCTGCGGAGCGCGCACTGGCCCGTGCTTTCGGTCGGGAACCGGTCTACATTCGTGAAGGTGGCTCGATTCCCATCGTGCAGGCATTCCAGACGACCTTCGACGCGCCGGTGGTGCTCATCGGCTTCGGCCTTCCCGGAGAGAACGCCCACGCCCCCAACGAGTGGCTGTCGCTCGAGAACTTCGAAAAGGGGACGTACGCAATCGCCCTCCTCTACGAGGAGCTGGCCACCTCTTCCTCGCCGGAAGCGCCCTGAATCCGCCGCCCGAGCGTCATACCCAGCCGGACCGGACGACCGGCGGCCAGGGTGGGGTCCAGCTCGCATCGTCCCGGCTCGAGCAGGAGCACCACCGTCGAGCCGAGATGGAAGGCCATCAGCTCTTCCCCCCGTTCGATCGAAATCGGAGGAGAGTAATCATGGCGTGCGGGCTCCCCTCCCCCGCGGTTCGTCACCCAGCGCGTCTCCCCCTCCCCGGCGTGCCAGTCCTGGTCGAAAGCGGCGGAGATCCTCCCCACGTTGTACGCGCCGACAGCCACCACCGTCACCCGGCCCAGCCGCCCGTCGATGGCGCACAGTAGCCGCTCGTTCCGGGGAAATAGATGGGGCACGTGCGCCACCGCCGCGGCATTCACGGGCAGTAGCGCCCCGGGTATGTGCCGGGCATACGGGATCGTGCCGCCGATGGGGGCATGGATGCGGTGATAGTCCCGCGGGCTGAGATACAGGGTCACGAAGGACCCACCTTCGTACCGCTCCGCCTCGACATCATCCCCGATCAGATCCGCGACCGAGTACCAGCGGCCCTTCGCCTGCAGCACCCTGCCACGGGTGATCCGTCCAGTCTGCCCGATCGCCCCGTCGACGGGTGAGGCTAGCGTATCCGCCGGTTGCGGCCAGGTGCGTACGCCCGGCCGCAACCGCCGGACGAAGAATTCGTTCAGGGTGCGGTAGCTCTCCAGCGGTAGCTCGACCTCGGTGAGGTCCACCCCTACCAGTCGGGAGAAGCTCTGGAGTACGGGCCGGCGCAACGGCCGCGGTAGGGGCAGATCGGCAAAGCGGCCGAATCCGCGGCTGAGGCTGCCTTGCGGAAGGCGGGCGAGTACCGCCAGCGCCATCCGCCAGCCGCGGGAGGGCAGTTCCGGAAGGTCAGACGGCTCGGACATGCCAGGCGCCGAGTGCAGGGATCACACCTACCGGCGAGCGCGGGCGAAGGGTGTTAGATTCCGCCGCCCACGGAGCTCGAGGCATCCGCGTTCGCGAGAGGAGCATTGGACGAAGACAGGGAGATGGGGATCGATAGACGTCTGTCGCCGCTGCGAATATCGCAGCGCAGTCGGCAACTCGACAACGGGATGCGGGTGGTGGTGCACGAGGATCGATCCTCGCCCATCGTCGCCGTCCACGTGATGTACCACGTCGGCTCGCGGCACGAATCCCCCGGGCGGACGGGGCTGGCGCACCTACTGGAGCACCTTCTCTTCGAGGGCTCGGAGAACTGCCCGAAGGGGGAGTTCGACCGCCTGCTCGACCAGGTTGGAGGCGTTAACAACGGCTCAACCTGGCTCGACCGGACCAACTACTACGAGATCGTCCCCAGCCACGCAGTGGAGCTCGCATTGTGGCTGGAGCGCGAGCGGATGGCCCACTTCCTCCCCGTGCTGGATGAAACGATGCTGGAGGTGCAGCGCGGGGTGGTGATCAACGAGCGTCGACAGAGCTGCGACAACCGGCCGTACGGTATGGCCGACGAGCGCCTGCACGAGCTGCTCTTCCCCGAGGACCATCCGTACTTCTGGCCGACCATCGGATACCTCCGTGATCTCGAGCAGACGCGCCTGGAGGATGCCCGCGCCTTCTTCGAGACTTACTACGTCCCGCGTAACTCCGTCCTGGTCCTGGCGGGCGACGTCTCGCCCGATGAGGGATTTCGATTGGCCGAAGCCTACTTCGGGGACCTTCCCCCGGGGCCCGAGCACGGGAAGGGGGTGTTACCGAGACTCGGCCAGGACCCCGGTCCGCGGCGCACCGAGGAGATGGAGGATCGGGTCACCCTGCCCCGTCTCTACCTGGGCCACGTGGTGCCTCCATATGGCACCTCCGAATGGATCGCGCTGGACGTGTTGACCTACCTGCTCTCGGATGGGGAGAGCTCGCGCTTGCAGCGCCGGCTGGTGCGCGACGAGCAGGTCGCCCTGGACGTGGACGCCTATCTCTACCCGACCGAGCTGAACGGCGTGCTCGGCGTGGTGGCCACCGCGCGCGCTGGCATTGCCCGCGAGAAGCTCGCGACGGCGGTGGATGAGGTGATCGAGGAGATCGCCGCGGGCGAGTTGGACGAGGGCGAGGTCGCCGGCGCGGTGATGCGGGCGCGGCGCGACCAGCTCTCGTCGATCGCGAATCTGGAGGAGCGGGCGGAGGAGCTTGCCTACGCCACCACGGTTCTCGGAAATCCCGAGGCGCTGGAAGAGACCCTGGAGGCGTATGCCTCCGTCGGCCCCGAAGCGGTGCGGGACGCCGCGCGCGGGTATCTCGGCCGTAGCAGAGGCGCCGCGGTGATGGTGATCCCTCGGGCTGGTGAGGAAGCGGGAGTCGAGTCGTGAGTGCTCCAATGCGTAGGGCGGTGCTCCCGCGGCCTGTCCCGGGCCGGCCCCCGCGACCGCGTCCGCCCGCGGCAGAGCGCCAGACGCTCGACAACGGCCTGCGCGTGGTGACCGTGACCCGCGCAACGGTTCCGCAGATCGCCATCCGGCTCGTGCTGCCGGCCGGGTCGGCGGCTGACCCGCAGGGGCACGAGGGGCTGGCCTCTCTGACCGGTGGGCTGCTGCTGGAAGGCACGGAGGCCCTCTCTGCCTACGAGCTCCACCGCCGCCTGGATTGGCTGGGCGCGTCCCTGACCGTGCAGGTCGGGCACGACTTCGCCGAGGTGGACCTGCTGCTGCTCAAAGAAACGCTTCCCGAGGGGATCGATCTCCTGGCCGACATCCTGGTGCACGCGGCCTTCCCGGAAAGGGAGCTGTCGCGGCTACGGGGCGAAACGGTCGAGCTGCTGGAGGCCCGGCGGGACGAACCGGCCAACGTAGCGGACGACGCGCTGGCCGAAGCCCTCTTCGGGGGCGCACATCCCTATGGCCTGCTGCCCCAGGGAACGATCGAATCGGTGAGCGGTCTCGAGCGCGACCTGGTGGTCGACTTCCATCGGCGCCATTACCGACCCCAGGGTGCAGTGCTTATCGCCGCGGGGGACCTCGAGTCGGCAGACTTCGTCCGGCTGCTCGACGTCCGGCTGGGGGGCTGGAACGGGGGCACGGCCCACCCGGAGTACCCGGCGGCCCCGGAGCGCCCGGCTTCTGGCGAGAGCCGGATCTCCATTCCCTGGGAGGACGCCACCCAGTCAGAGATCCGGGTCGGCGGGATCGGGCTGCCCCGCAACTCGAGCGACTGGGTGACGGCCGCGCTGGGCAACTATCTGCTCGGCGGCAGCACCATCACCGGACGCCTCGGCGCCAACCTGCGGGAGGACAAGGGCTGGACGTACGGGGTTCGCTCGGGATTCTCCGCTTCCGTGCAACCGGGAGCCTGGGTCATCGAAACCGCCGTGGACGACGACGTCACTGACGCGGCCATCGACGAGATCGCCGCCGAGTTGACCCGATTCCTCGAGGAGCCGGTGCCGGAGGAGGAGCTCCGCCGCGGTAAGGACGCCCTGATTCTCTCCCTTCCACGTGCCTTCGAAACGCCCGGTCGCATCGTCGCGCGCCTCGCCACCGTAGAGGCCTTCGGGCTTCCCGAAGACTACTGGTCCACCTTCCCTGAGCGCGTGGAGGCGGTCACGCCGGAAGAGCTGAGGCGCGTCGCGCGCACGCTCTTCGACCCTGCACGGCTGGTGACTGTGTCGGTGGGAGGCTGAACCGATCGGTCGCAGGGTGGTAGGAATGGGCAGCCCGACTCGGGCGGCGATTCGACCTGAACTCTTTGTGGTACGCGCAGATGGCCTTCAGCGGAGCCCCGAACACCGAGCACCTGATCCTGGTCCGTCTCTCGGCGGAGCTGACGACCAAGGCGCGTGGAACCCGCCGCCGATTCACGCGCAAGCTCGTCGAGAACGTGCGCGATGCGCTGCGCGAATCAGGATCGCCGTTCCACGTCGAGTCGCAATGGACCCGTCTGTACGTGCGCTCCGAGGCGCCCGACGCCCTGCAACGGCTTCAGCGTGTGCCCGGTCTCTCCTCGATGTCGCGAGTGGAGGGGAGCTGCGCGGCGGATCTCGAGGAGATCGTGCGGGTGGGTCAGCAGATCTACGGCGAGCGGGTAAAGGGTCGAACCTACGCGGTTCGCGCCAAGCGCACCGGCACGCACCCGTTCTCCTCGCACGACGTGCAGCAGCAGCTCGGCGCCGCGCTGAATCCCGGCGCCAAGGTGAACCTCGACAATCCGGAGATCGAGGTCGAGGTCGAGATCCGCGACCGGGTGGCACTGTTCTTCTCGCATCGCACGCCGGGGCTGGGTGGACTTCCCCTGGGCGTAGAAGGTAAAGCGGTTTGCCTGCTCAGTGGTGGGTTCGATTCGGCCGTGGCCGCATGGCTCATGCTGAAGCGCGGCGTGGAGCAGGACTACGTTTTCTGCAATCTGGCGGGTGAGTCGTACGAGCGGTCGGTCGTGCAGGTGGCCAAGGTGCTGGCGGACAACTGGAGCTACGGGACGCGTCCGCGGCTGCACGTGGTCGACTTCGGGCCCGTGCTCGACGCGCTCCGCGCCGGTTCCCAGCCCAAGTACTGGCAGGTCGTGCTGAAGCGGCTGATGTATCGGGCTGCCGACCACATCGCCCGGGAGGTCGGGGCGGGGGCGCTGGTCACCGGCGAGGCC belongs to Longimicrobiaceae bacterium and includes:
- the thiI gene encoding tRNA uracil 4-sulfurtransferase ThiI → MAFSGAPNTEHLILVRLSAELTTKARGTRRRFTRKLVENVRDALRESGSPFHVESQWTRLYVRSEAPDALQRLQRVPGLSSMSRVEGSCAADLEEIVRVGQQIYGERVKGRTYAVRAKRTGTHPFSSHDVQQQLGAALNPGAKVNLDNPEIEVEVEIRDRVALFFSHRTPGLGGLPLGVEGKAVCLLSGGFDSAVAAWLMLKRGVEQDYVFCNLAGESYERSVVQVAKVLADNWSYGTRPRLHVVDFGPVLDALRAGSQPKYWQVVLKRLMYRAADHIAREVGAGALVTGEALGQVSSQTLANLAAIDGASRTVVFRPLLGFDKAEIVDRARRIGTFEISARVKEYCAIAPGNPVTHASAEAAASEEATVDPTPLARAVSERKVIDLQTLNTADLVDAYLYTDELPEDAVVIDVRAPGEGDPWQYPGALRGSSWDIARKIREMDPERIYVLYCDAGLQAVLLAEQMQRAGLDAFAFRGGTRALKALTGAGANSA
- a CDS encoding pitrilysin family protein encodes the protein MDEDREMGIDRRLSPLRISQRSRQLDNGMRVVVHEDRSSPIVAVHVMYHVGSRHESPGRTGLAHLLEHLLFEGSENCPKGEFDRLLDQVGGVNNGSTWLDRTNYYEIVPSHAVELALWLERERMAHFLPVLDETMLEVQRGVVINERRQSCDNRPYGMADERLHELLFPEDHPYFWPTIGYLRDLEQTRLEDARAFFETYYVPRNSVLVLAGDVSPDEGFRLAEAYFGDLPPGPEHGKGVLPRLGQDPGPRRTEEMEDRVTLPRLYLGHVVPPYGTSEWIALDVLTYLLSDGESSRLQRRLVRDEQVALDVDAYLYPTELNGVLGVVATARAGIAREKLATAVDEVIEEIAAGELDEGEVAGAVMRARRDQLSSIANLEERAEELAYATTVLGNPEALEETLEAYASVGPEAVRDAARGYLGRSRGAAVMVIPRAGEEAGVES
- a CDS encoding pitrilysin family protein is translated as MRRAVLPRPVPGRPPRPRPPAAERQTLDNGLRVVTVTRATVPQIAIRLVLPAGSAADPQGHEGLASLTGGLLLEGTEALSAYELHRRLDWLGASLTVQVGHDFAEVDLLLLKETLPEGIDLLADILVHAAFPERELSRLRGETVELLEARRDEPANVADDALAEALFGGAHPYGLLPQGTIESVSGLERDLVVDFHRRHYRPQGAVLIAAGDLESADFVRLLDVRLGGWNGGTAHPEYPAAPERPASGESRISIPWEDATQSEIRVGGIGLPRNSSDWVTAALGNYLLGGSTITGRLGANLREDKGWTYGVRSGFSASVQPGAWVIETAVDDDVTDAAIDEIAAELTRFLEEPVPEEELRRGKDALILSLPRAFETPGRIVARLATVEAFGLPEDYWSTFPERVEAVTPEELRRVARTLFDPARLVTVSVGG
- a CDS encoding dipeptidase, producing the protein MPDIAAYLAVHRSRHRSELADFLRIPSISAKSEHREDMERAATWLVDRMLEAGLQKAETMPTGGHPAVVGEWRGAPDAPTLLIYGHYDVQPPEPLDEWVSPPFEPTERDGKLYARGSVDDKGQLYLHLKAVEAYLAEYGALPVNVVFLIEGEEEIGSDHLEGFLVENRELLACDAVLISDTTMFAPGLPSITTGLRGLAYMEVTVRGPRTDLHSGSYGGAVVNAANALARIIAGLHDENGRVTIPGFYDDVRALSDVERASLGRLPFTEEGLREEVGASELGGEAGFGALERIWARPTLDVNGLLSGYTGEGAKTVLPARAMAKISMRLVPDQDFRVIQRAFAEHVRSLAPKGVTVEVSALHGGQPWAAEPNAPIFAAAERALARAFGREPVYIREGGSIPIVQAFQTTFDAPVVLIGFGLPGENAHAPNEWLSLENFEKGTYAIALLYEELATSSSPEAP
- the asd gene encoding archaetidylserine decarboxylase (Phosphatidylserine decarboxylase is synthesized as a single chain precursor. Generation of the pyruvoyl active site from a Ser is coupled to cleavage of a Gly-Ser bond between the larger (beta) and smaller (alpha chains). It is an integral membrane protein.), whose product is MSEPSDLPELPSRGWRMALAVLARLPQGSLSRGFGRFADLPLPRPLRRPVLQSFSRLVGVDLTEVELPLESYRTLNEFFVRRLRPGVRTWPQPADTLASPVDGAIGQTGRITRGRVLQAKGRWYSVADLIGDDVEAERYEGGSFVTLYLSPRDYHRIHAPIGGTIPYARHIPGALLPVNAAAVAHVPHLFPRNERLLCAIDGRLGRVTVVAVGAYNVGRISAAFDQDWHAGEGETRWVTNRGGGEPARHDYSPPISIERGEELMAFHLGSTVVLLLEPGRCELDPTLAAGRPVRLGMTLGRRIQGASGEEEVASSS